A genomic stretch from Planctomycetaceae bacterium includes:
- a CDS encoding SLC13 family permease, producing the protein MHPYLIVAIGILTVLGLIIFLRINAFIALISAALVVSFLAPGPINEKVSRVAFAFGENAGKIGLVIGFAAVIGEAMMLSGAADRIVQAFLKLMGAERASLALMSSGFVLSVPVFFDTVFYLLVPLARSLYRTTRRNYLLYVCAIAAGGAITHTMVPPTPGPLYMAATLGVPIGLMMLIGLAVAAPAAMTALWVSKWMDLNVSIGTLPQFDDGEDAEAALAARQKEIMRIPLIEALLPVLLPVLLISGDTIVGALIPKPSATEKNLTVVVASQKDAARILKSTQENLPAETELIATLNRSLESVTSTLDEVQAQLDSERAAEPAYVATLRKVKPYSELLGNPSLALLVSMMIAVFTWVRLKAPDTKQFSTAVENALLSGGLVILITAAGGAFGAMLKATNMSDTIRESFQGSQATGFIALALGFGLAAILKVAQGSSTTAMITVSGMMAAMELTQEKLGFNPVYLCTAIGAGSLVGSWMNDSGFWIFARMSGLTEAEALKTWTPLLLILATVSLTVTVILATVMPLNSL; encoded by the coding sequence ATGCATCCGTACCTGATTGTTGCAATTGGAATTCTCACGGTCCTTGGGCTGATCATCTTTCTGCGCATTAATGCGTTCATCGCGTTGATATCCGCAGCTTTGGTGGTCAGCTTTCTGGCCCCGGGGCCAATCAACGAAAAAGTCAGTCGGGTTGCATTCGCGTTCGGAGAGAACGCCGGGAAGATTGGTCTTGTCATTGGTTTTGCCGCGGTGATTGGTGAAGCCATGATGCTGAGTGGAGCTGCCGATCGCATCGTCCAGGCATTCCTGAAACTGATGGGGGCCGAACGTGCGTCACTGGCGTTGATGAGCAGCGGATTTGTCCTTTCAGTTCCGGTCTTCTTCGACACCGTTTTCTATCTGCTTGTGCCGCTTGCAAGGTCTCTGTACCGAACGACTCGCAGGAACTACCTGCTTTATGTCTGTGCGATTGCGGCTGGTGGTGCCATTACTCATACGATGGTTCCTCCAACTCCCGGCCCACTCTACATGGCCGCCACGCTGGGCGTTCCTATCGGACTGATGATGCTGATTGGACTCGCCGTTGCAGCCCCGGCCGCCATGACAGCGCTGTGGGTATCCAAATGGATGGATTTGAACGTCTCAATCGGAACTCTGCCTCAATTTGATGATGGCGAAGATGCTGAAGCCGCTCTGGCGGCACGCCAGAAGGAAATCATGAGGATACCGCTGATTGAAGCATTACTGCCTGTCCTGCTGCCTGTCCTGCTGATTTCAGGGGACACGATTGTTGGTGCTCTTATCCCCAAGCCATCGGCGACGGAGAAGAACCTGACGGTCGTTGTTGCTTCGCAAAAGGACGCTGCCCGAATTCTGAAGAGCACTCAGGAGAATCTTCCGGCAGAAACGGAATTGATCGCGACGTTGAACAGGTCCCTGGAATCGGTCACTTCGACTCTGGATGAGGTCCAGGCACAACTCGATTCTGAGCGGGCGGCTGAGCCTGCGTATGTCGCAACGCTTCGTAAGGTGAAGCCCTACAGCGAGTTACTTGGGAATCCAAGCCTGGCATTGCTGGTTTCCATGATGATTGCGGTGTTTACGTGGGTACGACTGAAGGCTCCGGATACCAAGCAATTTTCGACGGCTGTCGAAAACGCTCTGCTCAGCGGCGGGCTGGTAATTCTGATCACGGCGGCCGGTGGAGCTTTCGGGGCAATGCTGAAAGCAACCAACATGTCTGACACAATTCGAGAGTCGTTTCAGGGGAGTCAGGCCACTGGATTCATCGCGCTGGCGCTGGGGTTTGGTTTGGCGGCCATTCTGAAAGTCGCCCAGGGGTCGAGCACGACCGCCATGATTACCGTTTCGGGAATGATGGCAGCCATGGAACTCACTCAGGAAAAACTGGGCTTCAACCCGGTTTACCTGTGTACCGCCATTGGTGCGGGTTCTTTGGTGGGATCCTGGATGAATGACAGTGGGTTCTGGATTTTTGCTCGGATGAGCGGCTTGACGGAAGCGGAGGCATTGAAGACCTGGACCCCGTTGCTGCTGATCCTCGCAACGGTCAGCCTGACAGTAACTGTCATTCTCGCGACAGTGATGCCTCTCAATTCCTTGTAA
- a CDS encoding MFS transporter encodes MSSGENDAVAPNAKRLLWAGFMAILAAGVGYAVRGGILTQWANEFGFTMTELGAITGGGLTGFGVVIILSSLIADKIGYGRLLIMAFILHLVSAGLTLAAPLAFASGGKSLAYACLFWGMFIFAVGNGLCEAVVNPLVATLFPKNKTHYLNILHAGWPAGLVAGSVASALMAAKTSETGEVLSAAVDWKIQMSLFLIPTVAYGLMLLGQKFPKSEAADAGVSTGEMISTLFAPLMLVLLVVHAMVGYVELGTDSWISKITGAIMADPQKGLMLFAYTSMLMFVLRFFAGPIVHRISPLGLLLASAVLGATGLTLLGGAETVTACIIAATVYALGKTFLWPTMLAVVSEQFPKGGAISIGMLGGVGMLSAGLLGGPAIGFKQDYNASANLKNVSEETYDRYKAGEPSSFFGFETVGLDGAKVGVLEDKGKELNRVGELLKSQNTSDPRHEGLVTWWNDAEKSAEKDGPIVSAAGVYGGKEALKLTAYVPATMAVFYLLLILYFKSRGGYKAVHVNEEVESPEAMGVAEA; translated from the coding sequence TCACAATGACCGAACTGGGGGCCATCACTGGCGGTGGTTTGACCGGGTTCGGCGTGGTCATCATCCTGAGTTCGTTGATTGCCGACAAAATCGGATACGGCCGATTGCTGATCATGGCGTTCATCCTGCACCTTGTCTCCGCCGGATTGACGCTCGCCGCGCCGCTGGCATTTGCATCGGGTGGGAAGTCACTGGCCTATGCGTGCCTGTTCTGGGGTATGTTCATTTTTGCAGTCGGAAATGGACTGTGTGAAGCTGTCGTCAATCCACTTGTCGCAACGCTGTTTCCGAAGAACAAAACGCACTACCTGAATATCCTTCATGCTGGCTGGCCCGCCGGTCTTGTTGCGGGAAGTGTGGCCTCTGCACTGATGGCCGCGAAGACAAGTGAAACCGGAGAGGTCCTCAGCGCTGCTGTCGACTGGAAGATTCAGATGTCGTTGTTCCTGATTCCGACCGTGGCTTACGGTTTGATGCTGCTTGGGCAAAAGTTTCCGAAGTCTGAAGCGGCTGATGCCGGCGTCAGCACGGGCGAAATGATCAGCACGCTTTTTGCACCACTGATGCTGGTACTGCTGGTTGTTCACGCGATGGTTGGATACGTCGAACTGGGGACAGACTCCTGGATTTCAAAAATCACGGGAGCCATTATGGCGGACCCTCAAAAAGGGCTGATGTTGTTCGCTTATACATCGATGCTGATGTTCGTGCTGCGATTCTTTGCCGGACCTATCGTCCACCGGATTTCTCCGCTGGGGCTGTTGCTGGCCAGCGCAGTCCTTGGTGCCACGGGGCTGACACTGCTCGGCGGTGCTGAAACTGTGACGGCATGTATTATTGCGGCGACTGTCTACGCGCTCGGAAAGACCTTCCTCTGGCCAACGATGCTGGCGGTCGTTTCTGAACAGTTTCCCAAGGGGGGAGCAATCTCGATTGGAATGCTTGGCGGTGTTGGTATGTTGTCTGCCGGATTGCTTGGTGGCCCGGCCATCGGTTTCAAGCAGGACTACAACGCCTCGGCGAATCTGAAGAACGTTTCAGAGGAAACGTATGACCGCTACAAGGCCGGTGAACCAAGCAGTTTCTTCGGGTTCGAGACGGTTGGGCTCGACGGAGCCAAAGTGGGAGTGCTTGAAGATAAGGGAAAAGAGTTGAATCGCGTGGGCGAGCTGCTCAAATCTCAGAACACGTCTGATCCTCGGCATGAGGGGCTGGTGACATGGTGGAATGACGCAGAAAAGTCTGCCGAAAAAGATGGGCCTATCGTAAGTGCTGCAGGAGTTTATGGCGGAAAAGAGGCGCTGAAGCTGACGGCCTATGTTCCCGCGACGATGGCCGTCTTCTACCTGTTGTTAATCCTGTACTTCAAGTCGCGAGGTGGTTACAAGGCTGTTCATGTCAACGAGGAGGTTGAATCTCCGGAAGCCATGGGTGTCGCTGAAGCATAG
- the rny gene encoding ribonuclease Y — MDPTLVGIVSVVVGLAIGFFVDRVLKGGAYKTRDEILRQAERDAETLKKDLELKLKEEMLKRREAMDAKLDEQRNQIRVKERELDKRESHLEEQQDSFRKKEKMLQATQQKLAERAKSIEAKDNELTRLLKDEQEQLYQISGLSRENASELLLKRMERELAEETGALILKHESTVKAECERQAREIIGMAVQRYASAHTSESTVSTVDIPSDEMKGRIIGREGRNIRAFEKATGVDVIVDDTPGVVIVSAFDNVRREVGKLSLAKLIQDGRIHPTRIEEIVGETQKEMEEHIRRLGIEACEEAGVRGLHDKIVDLMGRLHFRVSYSQNVRQHSIEVAHLTGLMAEQLGLDGTLARRCGFLHDIGKAADHEMEGGHPAVGAELLKRYGEGEEVVHAAAGHHDDIRPEYIYTVLVAAADAVSAARPGARRETLEKYVRRLEELESLACGFPGVDHAFAVQAGREIRIIVDSAKVNDRRAIKMSRDIATAIEQSLTYPGEIKVTVLRETRSVEFAR; from the coding sequence ATGGATCCGACGCTCGTCGGTATTGTTTCCGTCGTCGTTGGTCTTGCAATTGGCTTCTTTGTGGATCGAGTCCTCAAAGGTGGCGCATACAAGACTCGTGATGAAATCCTGCGTCAGGCGGAACGCGACGCAGAAACGCTGAAAAAAGACCTTGAACTTAAGCTGAAGGAAGAAATGCTGAAACGCCGTGAGGCGATGGATGCAAAACTGGATGAACAACGCAATCAGATTCGCGTTAAAGAGCGTGAACTGGATAAGCGAGAATCACACCTTGAAGAACAGCAGGACTCCTTCCGCAAGAAGGAGAAAATGCTTCAGGCGACGCAACAAAAACTGGCTGAACGAGCAAAGTCCATCGAGGCCAAAGACAACGAACTGACTCGTCTGCTGAAGGACGAGCAGGAACAGCTCTATCAGATCAGTGGGTTGAGTCGGGAGAATGCATCAGAGCTGTTGCTGAAACGCATGGAGCGTGAGCTTGCCGAAGAAACCGGCGCGCTGATCCTGAAGCACGAAAGTACCGTAAAAGCCGAATGCGAACGACAGGCGCGGGAAATCATTGGAATGGCTGTACAGCGCTATGCGTCTGCTCACACGTCTGAATCAACGGTCTCGACGGTTGATATTCCCAGTGACGAAATGAAAGGTCGCATTATCGGCCGGGAAGGGCGCAATATCCGCGCCTTCGAAAAGGCGACCGGTGTGGACGTCATCGTTGATGATACACCAGGAGTGGTGATTGTCTCGGCTTTCGACAACGTTCGTCGTGAAGTGGGTAAGTTGTCACTTGCCAAGCTGATCCAGGATGGTCGCATCCACCCCACACGCATCGAAGAGATCGTTGGCGAAACCCAGAAGGAGATGGAAGAGCACATTCGGCGACTTGGTATCGAAGCCTGCGAGGAAGCGGGTGTTCGAGGTCTGCACGACAAGATAGTCGACCTGATGGGCCGACTGCATTTCCGCGTCAGCTACAGCCAGAACGTCCGACAGCATTCCATCGAGGTCGCCCATCTGACCGGGTTAATGGCAGAGCAGCTTGGTCTGGACGGAACGCTGGCCCGTCGTTGTGGATTCCTGCATGACATCGGCAAAGCGGCCGACCATGAAATGGAGGGCGGTCACCCTGCTGTCGGTGCGGAACTACTTAAGCGATATGGTGAAGGTGAAGAAGTGGTGCATGCAGCGGCCGGACACCATGACGATATCCGTCCGGAGTACATCTACACGGTCCTGGTTGCAGCGGCCGATGCTGTTTCAGCAGCTCGTCCAGGAGCTCGTCGCGAAACGCTTGAAAAATATGTCCGGCGGCTCGAAGAACTGGAATCGCTCGCCTGTGGCTTTCCCGGTGTGGACCACGCTTTCGCCGTCCAGGCTGGGCGAGAGATCCGCATCATTGTCGATTCTGCGAAGGTCAACGATCGTCGTGCAATCAAGATGAGCCGTGACATTGCGACTGCCATTGAACAGTCGTTGACATATCCGGGTGAAATCAAAGTGACTGTGCTGCGGGAGACTCGCAGCGTCGAATTTGCTCGGTAG
- the tilS gene encoding tRNA lysidine(34) synthetase TilS, with the protein MDQHADQLSTNIRQELSKLVPRGSTVLLAVSGGKDSVVLSHAASRRTHEPEEVVTSRSPEELQGVAHWNFLVAHVDHGLRGTHSQKDRIFVESLAEQLGLPFFCKKAADGSIVDQNQGSLEESARQVRYQLLLEMAAEQGAEFVVTAHHRDDQAETVLHNLVRGSGLRGLSGMSVARPLGEHCQLLRPLLSVSRQQIDHYAAAHQLTWCDDHTNADRSFTRNRLRHDVLPYLQTHSNRDIANSLETIARQAREAISIIDEVAGNLLDQCQLERTPVSCRLSRATLQSASEPLIRHMLTLLWIRQCWPRQKMTSRHWSHLSESIVNDTTSRRTLPGSIQMTLDHNIIRFERTNEA; encoded by the coding sequence ATGGATCAACACGCGGACCAATTATCAACGAACATCAGGCAGGAACTATCGAAACTTGTTCCCCGGGGTTCGACGGTGCTACTTGCGGTTTCCGGCGGGAAAGACAGTGTTGTCCTGTCCCATGCCGCATCCCGACGAACGCACGAACCGGAAGAAGTTGTCACTTCCAGGAGCCCCGAAGAACTCCAGGGCGTCGCCCACTGGAATTTCCTTGTCGCTCACGTTGACCATGGACTCCGAGGAACCCATAGCCAGAAAGACCGGATATTCGTCGAATCCCTGGCAGAACAGCTTGGGCTCCCATTCTTCTGCAAGAAAGCGGCCGATGGTTCCATCGTCGACCAGAATCAGGGTTCGCTGGAAGAATCAGCCCGGCAGGTGCGATATCAACTGCTTCTGGAAATGGCTGCAGAGCAGGGGGCAGAATTTGTTGTCACAGCCCACCATCGAGACGACCAGGCTGAAACGGTGCTGCATAACCTCGTTCGGGGAAGTGGACTGCGTGGACTCTCAGGTATGTCTGTCGCAAGACCACTTGGCGAACACTGTCAACTGCTTCGGCCACTGCTGTCCGTCAGTCGGCAGCAAATCGACCATTATGCCGCGGCCCATCAGTTAACGTGGTGTGACGACCACACAAATGCGGATCGCTCTTTTACTCGAAACCGCCTCCGGCACGATGTACTTCCCTATCTTCAGACTCACTCGAACCGCGACATAGCGAACAGTCTGGAAACGATTGCCAGACAGGCAAGAGAAGCGATTTCCATCATCGACGAAGTTGCCGGAAACCTACTGGATCAATGCCAGCTTGAACGAACACCAGTCAGCTGCAGATTATCCCGCGCTACCCTGCAATCCGCGTCCGAACCACTGATCCGCCATATGCTGACTCTGCTGTGGATCCGCCAATGCTGGCCTCGCCAAAAAATGACCTCGCGGCACTGGAGTCATCTGTCGGAGTCGATAGTGAACGACACGACTTCCAGACGGACGCTGCCCGGCAGTATTCAAATGACACTTGACCACAACATCATTCGATTTGAACGCACCAATGAAGCTTGA